The following DNA comes from Eubalaena glacialis isolate mEubGla1 chromosome 1, mEubGla1.1.hap2.+ XY, whole genome shotgun sequence.
aaactTAAATCAGAAGAGTATGGAAATCTCAGAAGCTTCCTCTGGGTCTCCTAATGTCTgcttcttcaaaataaaaattataattaacagATTCTCCACTACTGACATGTAATTAATATGGACAGGTAATCCAAAATGGCAAAGAAgccaaaattatttatatttagagTATACTTGAATAAGACAGCCTCTCATGTTCTTGATTTTATTGCCTGGAGACTGTCAGTGAGACGGAAAGGGTCCCCTAGCACTCCCTTTCTGCCTTCCCGCTCAACTCCctcccaacccccctccccaccccacccacgaCCACGGCCAGGAAAGGGTCCCATGAACAGACTGCACTACTCCTCtctctaaaaaaattatttgtagtgGTTTACAGTTTCCAAGGTGAGAAGGCATTCAATATTTCGACTTTCATGTTGCTGAGCTGGAGACCACAGTGGAGAGGGTAAATAGTATTAAAAGCCTTATGCCTCCTACATTCAACTATATCAATGGGAGATGTAGCCAAGGTACCTGCAAGTAATTAAAACCAAACCTTGCTTAACATTCGAGTGTAActtgggagggggtgggaagtGCCTAAAGCAACGGGGTTAGCATCCTGTTTCAACGCCACTTACTCTTCTTTCCTGAGAAGCTCCTCTTCGGATTCCGTCAGGCGTTGCCTCAGCCCTGCGATCATCTCCACGGCCACATCCACCTGTCTATTCAGGGCCCGCTCTCGTCTCTGCACCTCCTGCTTTTTCTGAGTCAGCTGCACAAAAGCTGCCCGAACTTCCAACAGTTCAGCCGTTTTCTGGGCCAGCTCTTTGGTGAGTTTATCGATTCTCTTCTCAATGGTCCTGTCCACGGCCTCGACCATCCGATTGAATTTTTCTCTGACATGTGCCTCGAAAGCTGCTTTGGTGTCTGAGGTGGGAAGGCCAGGACTGGACCTCGGGCCATCCAGCGAGTCTGCACGTAGGTCTACCGTAGTGTAGGTCTGCACATAGGACACAGGCCTCTCTGCCACCACCTCGAATGGCTTCCTGTCCTTGCAGTGTTCATGCGAAATGCTACACAAGTTAACATAGCTCGGTTTCTGCTTCACTATGTTGCCACAGCTCTGCAATTTTCCCTGTTTCAGGGGTTCTGAGGAACTgactaggtctgtgtctttgagGGACGGAAAGAGGCTGCATTTTGTCAAGAGGGTTCTTTCCTGGTAGCTGTGACTGAATTCCAGATGGGCCCTCAATGAGGACAGGCTTCTAAATCTGGTATGGTCCCCACACCTCGGGCAGCGGAATGGCAGGCACACAGCGACATTCTCAAAGGACTCCTGCCAGGGGTATCTGCTTTCCTCAAAAGCCTTCTGTTGCATTACTCTCAAAGTCCTGGGCAGGGGAGAATAAAACAGGTAATTGGCACATCTGTTTAAAAAATGCTACTGAAATGATTGTCGCTGATCATCTCCATGAGGACAGAGGCTTTTAAATTCCAAATGACTTTTGCATTTAATATcttattactaaaattaaaaacctaCAATCCATGGGCCAAATCTAGCCACATTCCACTCATTTGCATATTGTCTACTGCTGCTTTTGCACTAAACGATAGAGGTGAGTAGTTGAGACAGAGGCTCTACAGCAGGCTAAATCAAAACTACTTACTACTTGGCCTTTATAGacaaagtttgccaacccctgcttaGGACAAAAAAGGTGGGTAACATTCCCTTTCCACAGATGAAAAGACTGGAGCAAGGAGGTAAAGTAATTAATCCAAGGTCAAATGGACAGTGTCAGATTCCGACGTGGAATTCAAGTTTCCTGCCCTCCTGAATTTAGTACAGTAACTGCAAAAAAGTGTCCTATTTTACTGATGACACTGATAAGCATGAatacaaaaaaatgagaaaaactcaCATGAATTGCCAAAACAGGTCCTAAGACAGCAAGCTCAGCAATCTTTCCTCAAGTATAGGAAAGGTTATCACTCAAACTAGGtgcagtggcattaagcacacaATCAGCTGAAAAATTTTCGACCTGAGATTTTTGcccttaattttgtttttaaattattgccATGATGATTTAAATCAAAGTGTTATCATAATAATGATGCCCCCCCCAATACTCCAGATTTACTGAAATCTGGAAACCCAATATGTCAAATACTATCGGACGTAAGTGGGGGCCACGTACAAGATTTTATTAAAACAGAGTGTTCTGGATGGATTTGTCTTGTCTCTGTTTTAAGATGACAACCTCTAGGATGGCCAAAGTAGGTAGGTATCAGCATAACTCTTTTAATAACGGCAAGTCCTTATTTCCTTGCAGACATTTATTACCTTAGCCCTAGCAACAGATGACTGCTAGCAACCCAATTCCACAAGCAGCACGTATCTATTCCCTCCAGTAAGGGTTTCTTCTTAAATGTAACAAGCGCTGGGCCCCAAACAGAGGTCTAGACTGAGAAATGTTGTTCCTAGGCCCCTCCACCTCTTCAGAAGTAGAGGCGCCAAAGGTCCCCACACAGCTAGGCAAAGCTTCCAGGTTAATAAGCCTCTGGCCCCCAAAGAGGGGACCCTCTTCCTGTGCTACACCGGGCTGTTGGACCACGGGTTTCCTGGAGATAGGATGCCAACCCTGGCCGGAAACTCAAGCCAGAGGTGAAGAAGGGGAACTCGGGATTCTAGGGAGCAAGGGGAAGGGGTGAATCCCTGCATGGGGAAATGGGTAATCACGCACTCCGGGAGTACGCAAGGTTTCAATGGCCCAGAGGAAGCTCCAGTT
Coding sequences within:
- the ZNF365 gene encoding protein ZNF365, giving the protein MQQKAFEESRYPWQESFENVAVCLPFRCPRCGDHTRFRSLSSLRAHLEFSHSYQERTLLTKCSLFPSLKDTDLVSSSEPLKQGKLQSCGNIVKQKPSYVNLCSISHEHCKDRKPFEVVAERPVSYVQTYTTVDLRADSLDGPRSSPGLPTSDTKAAFEAHVREKFNRMVEAVDRTIEKRIDKLTKELAQKTAELLEVRAAFVQLTQKKQEVQRRERALNRQVDVAVEMIAGLRQRLTESEEELLRKEEEVVTFNHFLEAAAEKEVQGKARLQDFIENLLHRVELAEKQLEYYHSQQAAGLRRDTSEHVLTDISSNRKSKCLSRGHPHSVCNHPDLKTHFHPKGRSYLKKAKDDRASMQPAKSMHEQAESPRELCRPAKKGEPLGFTRKGNIRPKMAKKKPTAIVNII